In the Kribbella sp. NBC_00482 genome, one interval contains:
- a CDS encoding class I SAM-dependent methyltransferase — translation MIDDPYGDQQLVELYDLDNPSGEDHDYYRGLAEGSAKVLDFGCGTGLLTRSLAVPGRVVIGIDPSPTMLGYARRQPGADAVTWIDGDHGVVKPTGDVDLAVSSGNTMMHVAEHAAAVAALAAALRPGGVLAFESRNPAARAWEQWTSEATYGERDTVAGHLKEWLELIEIANGRVTFDAHNVFEDGRDAVYRNVLYFRSADEITADLLAAGFSDVVIEGGWHGEPLTADARLLVVRATKRYEG, via the coding sequence GTGATCGATGACCCGTACGGTGACCAGCAGTTGGTGGAGCTCTACGATCTGGACAACCCGTCCGGGGAGGATCACGACTACTACCGTGGTTTGGCCGAGGGCAGTGCGAAGGTCCTGGACTTCGGGTGTGGGACCGGTCTGCTCACTCGGTCGCTGGCCGTGCCCGGGCGGGTGGTGATCGGCATCGATCCGAGTCCCACCATGCTCGGGTACGCGCGCCGGCAGCCCGGCGCCGACGCGGTCACCTGGATCGACGGCGACCACGGGGTCGTGAAGCCGACCGGCGACGTGGACCTCGCAGTCAGCAGCGGCAACACGATGATGCACGTCGCGGAACATGCGGCAGCGGTTGCTGCGCTGGCGGCTGCGCTGCGTCCCGGCGGGGTGCTCGCGTTCGAGTCGCGCAATCCGGCGGCGCGGGCGTGGGAGCAGTGGACGAGCGAGGCGACGTACGGCGAACGGGACACGGTGGCCGGGCACCTGAAGGAATGGCTCGAGCTGATCGAGATCGCGAACGGGCGCGTGACGTTCGACGCGCACAACGTCTTCGAGGACGGCCGCGACGCGGTCTACCGGAACGTCCTGTACTTCCGGTCCGCCGACGAGATCACGGCCGACCTGCTCGCAGCGGGCTTCTCCGACGTCGTCATCGAGGGCGGTTGGCACGGGGAACCGCTGACCGCCGACGCCCGGCTGCTGGTCGTGCGCGCGACAAAGCGTTACGAAGGCTGA
- a CDS encoding nuclear transport factor 2 family protein encodes MNQLERYVDGWRRHDIQAVLDTVTEDCTVIECYGPVYRGRPRVEQWMHAWFGAGGTVDGWEITSVAEAGDTLVAEWHFECTWKGEAGVFDGATVARLTDGRIEYLREYATTAELYDWTGSWRE; translated from the coding sequence GTGAATCAGCTCGAGAGGTACGTCGACGGGTGGCGCCGGCACGACATCCAGGCCGTGTTGGACACGGTGACTGAGGACTGCACAGTGATCGAGTGCTACGGCCCTGTCTATCGAGGGAGGCCGCGGGTCGAGCAGTGGATGCACGCCTGGTTCGGCGCCGGCGGGACGGTCGACGGGTGGGAGATCACGTCGGTCGCGGAGGCCGGGGACACGCTGGTCGCCGAGTGGCACTTCGAATGCACGTGGAAAGGCGAAGCCGGGGTGTTCGACGGGGCGACTGTGGCACGCCTGACGGACGGCCGGATCGAGTACCTGCGGGAGTACGCCACCACGGCTGAGTTGTACGACTGGACCGGGAGCTGGCGGGAGTGA
- a CDS encoding 5-aminoimidazole-4-carboxamide ribonucleotide transformylase: MRLRYGMNPHQTATIDTPPFTVVAGEPSYINVLDALTGWQLVREAAEQFGVPAAASYKHVSPAGAALGETVAAAYARARDADPKSSYGDFVAVSHPVDLELAAVLKRVVSDGIIAPGYDEGVVEILAAKKRGTYLVLEADPEFEPPAEEVRELYGVRLTQTRDAQPLTRGMLSDEVPEEAARDLVLGMIVARYTQSNTVVMVKDAMAIGIGAGQQSRVDCTRLAGEKAALWWARHSADPLTGVSMVSDGALPFTDNVVEAQRYGVSHIAEPGGSIRSPEVAAACAAARITWSETGVRLFRH; the protein is encoded by the coding sequence ATGCGTTTGCGCTACGGAATGAACCCGCACCAAACCGCCACGATCGACACACCGCCTTTCACGGTGGTCGCCGGCGAACCGTCGTACATCAACGTCCTCGATGCGCTCACCGGGTGGCAGTTGGTGCGGGAGGCGGCAGAGCAGTTCGGCGTACCGGCTGCGGCGTCGTACAAGCATGTGTCGCCGGCGGGTGCCGCGCTCGGCGAGACGGTGGCCGCCGCGTACGCCCGTGCGCGGGACGCTGATCCGAAGTCGTCGTACGGCGATTTCGTGGCGGTCTCGCATCCGGTGGATCTGGAGCTGGCCGCGGTGCTGAAGCGGGTGGTGTCGGACGGGATCATCGCGCCCGGGTACGACGAGGGCGTGGTGGAGATCCTTGCCGCCAAGAAGCGCGGGACCTACCTGGTGCTCGAGGCCGACCCGGAGTTCGAGCCGCCGGCGGAGGAGGTGCGTGAGCTCTACGGAGTGCGGCTTACGCAGACGCGCGATGCGCAGCCGTTGACGCGCGGCATGCTGAGCGACGAGGTGCCGGAGGAGGCGGCGCGCGACCTGGTGCTGGGGATGATTGTTGCCCGCTACACCCAGTCGAACACGGTCGTGATGGTGAAGGACGCGATGGCGATCGGCATCGGCGCCGGGCAGCAGTCGCGGGTGGACTGTACGCGGCTCGCCGGCGAGAAGGCCGCGCTCTGGTGGGCCCGTCATTCGGCCGATCCGCTCACCGGGGTGTCGATGGTCTCCGACGGTGCGCTGCCGTTCACCGACAACGTCGTGGAGGCCCAGCGGTACGGCGTTTCGCACATCGCCGAACCGGGTGGTTCGATCCGCTCGCCCGAGGTGGCGGCCGCCTGCGCGGCGGCGCGGATCACCTGGTCGGAAACCGGCGTGCGCCTGTTCAGGCACTGA
- a CDS encoding AAA family ATPase, translated as MSNVLLLTGPSGSGKTTVARLVATGAPRPTMHLTTDEFYRGIRTGFIAPYLPGAHRQNEVVVDAIVATVSVYARGGYDVVVDGIIGPWFLAPFRAAATTGEWTMSYVVLRADLETTLGRGQARPESELTDADALTGLHGAFADLGALEPHAIDTTRLDAPRTAAEVRKAVASGDYLLSA; from the coding sequence ATGAGCAACGTTCTTCTGCTGACCGGCCCGTCGGGCTCGGGCAAGACGACCGTGGCCCGGCTGGTCGCGACCGGCGCGCCGCGGCCGACGATGCACCTGACGACCGACGAGTTCTACCGCGGCATCCGCACCGGGTTCATCGCGCCGTACCTGCCGGGAGCGCACCGCCAGAACGAGGTCGTCGTCGACGCGATCGTCGCGACCGTCAGTGTGTACGCGCGCGGCGGGTACGACGTGGTCGTCGACGGCATCATCGGGCCGTGGTTCCTCGCCCCGTTCCGCGCGGCCGCCACGACGGGGGAGTGGACGATGTCGTACGTCGTACTGCGTGCCGACCTCGAGACGACACTGGGTCGTGGACAGGCGCGGCCCGAGTCCGAGCTGACCGACGCCGACGCACTCACCGGTCTGCACGGCGCGTTCGCGGACCTCGGCGCGCTCGAACCGCACGCGATCGACACCACCCGGCTCGACGCGCCGCGGACAGCAGCCGAGGTCCGCAAAGCTGTTGCCTCAGGCGACTACCTGCTCAGTGCCTGA
- a CDS encoding ubiquitin-like small modifier protein 1, giving the protein MIAVRLPTVLRPFAGGVERVEVEVDGPPTVASVFAVLEAEHPALRRRLTDEQGALRRHVNIYLGNDNIRDLSGLETKLAEGDELLVLPSVAGG; this is encoded by the coding sequence ATGATCGCGGTCCGCCTACCGACGGTGCTGCGCCCGTTCGCGGGCGGCGTCGAACGTGTGGAGGTCGAGGTGGACGGTCCGCCGACCGTCGCCTCGGTCTTCGCGGTGCTCGAAGCCGAGCACCCGGCGCTCCGCCGCCGCCTCACCGACGAGCAGGGCGCGCTCCGGCGGCACGTGAACATCTACCTCGGCAACGACAACATCCGCGACCTCTCCGGCCTCGAGACCAAGCTCGCCGAAGGCGACGAGCTCCTCGTCCTCCCGAGCGTGGCCGGCGGCTGA
- a CDS encoding WD40/YVTN/BNR-like repeat-containing protein, which translates to MSEAVLLIGTKKGLWIGRSADREEWRLDGPVPEFEMQGVYAVGIDTRGDGAHGAHGARLFVGGTSEHWGPAVFHSDDLGATWAEPPEGSIGFPADADASLERVWQIQPAPAGQPGVVYAGTQPSALWKSTDGGVTFELVTGLWDHPHRKEWGAGFGGQAVHTVLPHPTDADRVSVAMSTGGVYQTVDGGQSWSPQNQGIQATFFPDPYPEFGQCVHKLAAHPDVPDRMFAQNHHGVYRSDDGGAIWKSIADGLPSDFGFPIVVHPHEPETVYVFPLVADANRIPTDAQCRVYRSRDAGSTWEALAAGLPDVSYAPVLRDAMTVDTADPAGVYVGTRDGCVYASADAGDTWTEVARHLPDVLTVRAAVLG; encoded by the coding sequence ATGTCCGAGGCCGTACTGCTGATCGGGACCAAGAAGGGTCTCTGGATCGGCCGGAGTGCTGACCGCGAGGAGTGGCGGCTCGACGGACCGGTGCCGGAGTTCGAGATGCAGGGCGTGTACGCCGTGGGCATCGACACCCGTGGCGACGGTGCCCACGGTGCTCACGGGGCCCGGCTGTTCGTCGGCGGCACCAGCGAGCACTGGGGCCCGGCGGTCTTCCACTCCGACGACCTCGGCGCGACTTGGGCGGAGCCGCCGGAGGGCTCGATCGGGTTCCCGGCCGACGCCGACGCCTCCCTCGAGCGGGTCTGGCAGATCCAGCCGGCCCCGGCCGGCCAACCAGGCGTCGTGTACGCCGGGACGCAGCCGTCCGCGCTGTGGAAGTCGACCGATGGCGGCGTGACTTTCGAGCTGGTCACCGGCCTGTGGGACCACCCGCACCGCAAGGAGTGGGGCGCTGGCTTCGGTGGCCAGGCGGTGCACACCGTGTTGCCGCATCCGACCGACGCAGACCGCGTGAGTGTCGCGATGTCGACCGGCGGGGTGTACCAGACCGTCGACGGCGGGCAGTCCTGGTCGCCGCAGAACCAGGGCATCCAGGCGACGTTCTTCCCGGACCCGTATCCGGAGTTCGGTCAGTGTGTCCACAAGTTGGCCGCGCACCCCGATGTCCCCGACCGGATGTTCGCGCAGAACCACCACGGCGTGTACCGATCGGACGACGGCGGTGCGATCTGGAAGTCGATCGCGGACGGCCTCCCGTCGGACTTCGGGTTCCCGATCGTGGTGCACCCGCACGAGCCCGAGACCGTCTACGTCTTCCCGCTGGTCGCAGACGCGAACCGGATCCCGACCGACGCGCAGTGCCGGGTCTACCGCTCCCGCGACGCCGGCTCGACCTGGGAGGCGCTGGCCGCCGGGTTGCCCGATGTCTCCTATGCCCCGGTGCTGCGGGACGCGATGACCGTCGACACCGCTGATCCGGCCGGCGTGTACGTCGGCACGCGGGACGGCTGCGTCTACGCGAGCGCCGACGCCGGCGACACGTGGACCGAGGTCGCGCGCCACCTGCCCGACGTACTCACCGTGCGCGCAGCGGTGCTGGGATAA
- a CDS encoding 2-hydroxyacid dehydrogenase, which produces MADVVKAWLPWEDADGFLGGVPKGYDVDFYSGAERPKSLDEVEFYVPSYMGGGDVFDVVRDMPALKVVQLQTAGFEHAQTRLAEGVTLCNARGVHDASTAELAVGMILASYRNLPRAVRDQEQQVWPGSYDEVDDSLADRTVLILGYGAIGEALERRLTGFECDVIRVARRARDGVHPTSELPELLPRADVVVLLTPATPDTKRMVDAKFLASMKDGALLVNVARGVVVDTDALLTELGTRRIRAALDVTDPEPLPTGHPLWSAPNVLINPHRGGASTAFAPRVARLVRAQLERYASGEPLINVVAGPPR; this is translated from the coding sequence ATGGCTGACGTGGTGAAGGCATGGCTCCCGTGGGAGGACGCGGACGGGTTCCTCGGCGGGGTCCCCAAGGGGTACGACGTGGACTTCTACTCCGGTGCTGAGCGGCCGAAGTCGCTCGACGAGGTGGAGTTCTACGTGCCCAGCTACATGGGTGGCGGCGACGTATTCGACGTCGTCCGCGACATGCCGGCGCTGAAGGTCGTGCAGCTGCAGACGGCCGGGTTCGAGCACGCGCAGACGCGGCTCGCCGAAGGCGTCACCTTGTGCAACGCCCGCGGCGTGCACGACGCCTCCACGGCCGAGCTGGCGGTCGGAATGATCCTCGCGTCGTACCGGAATCTTCCGCGAGCCGTCCGTGACCAGGAGCAGCAGGTCTGGCCGGGGTCGTACGACGAGGTCGACGACTCGCTCGCCGACCGCACGGTGCTGATCCTCGGGTACGGCGCGATCGGCGAGGCGCTCGAGCGCCGGCTGACGGGGTTCGAGTGCGACGTGATCCGGGTCGCGCGGCGGGCCCGCGATGGAGTGCATCCCACGAGTGAGCTGCCGGAGCTGTTGCCGCGCGCGGACGTCGTCGTACTGCTGACCCCGGCGACGCCCGACACCAAACGGATGGTCGACGCGAAGTTCCTGGCGAGCATGAAGGACGGCGCGCTGCTGGTGAACGTCGCGCGCGGTGTCGTCGTGGACACCGACGCGTTGCTGACCGAGCTCGGGACGCGGCGGATCAGGGCCGCGCTGGACGTCACGGATCCCGAGCCGTTGCCCACCGGACATCCGCTGTGGTCTGCTCCGAACGTCCTGATCAATCCGCATCGCGGAGGCGCCTCGACGGCGTTCGCGCCGCGGGTGGCCAGGCTGGTGCGCGCGCAACTGGAGCGCTACGCGTCCGGGGAACCGTTGATCAATGTGGTGGCAGGTCCGCCACGCTGA
- a CDS encoding FAD-binding oxidoreductase has product MPSTSDMAVVVAHDQAVGRLRESYELIPPGEPVRLAKRSSNLFRPRTEIERPGLDVSKLTGVISVDPAARTADVQGMCTYEDLVAATLPHGLTPMVVPQLKTITLGGAVTGLGIESSSFRAGLPHESVLELDILTGAGSLVTARPSGEHADLFRMFPNSYGTLGYATRLRIELDRISPYVALRHVRLDLDSLAPAIDEIVASGTYDGEPVHFVDGVAFSLSEAYLTLGRNSDAAVRTSDYTGQQIYYRSIQQRPKDFLTAHDYLWRWDTDWFWCSAAFGAQHPVVRRLWPKRWRRSDVFHKIVGFENRHHVAARLDRRRGKPDRERVVQDVEIPVARLADFLRWFDSHVGMRPVWLCPLRLRGSESWPLYPLQPAETYVNVGFWGTVPIAPGAADGDVNRRIEQAVSDFGGHKSLYSDAYYDRDTFDRLYNVAALEEVKKRYDPDARLTGLYEKAVTRR; this is encoded by the coding sequence GTGCCTTCGACATCGGACATGGCGGTGGTGGTCGCGCACGATCAAGCCGTCGGGCGGCTGCGGGAGTCGTACGAGCTGATCCCGCCGGGCGAGCCCGTCCGGCTGGCGAAGCGCAGCTCGAACCTGTTCCGGCCGCGCACCGAGATCGAACGCCCCGGGCTGGACGTGTCGAAGCTGACCGGCGTGATCAGCGTGGACCCGGCGGCACGGACCGCCGACGTGCAGGGCATGTGCACGTACGAGGACCTGGTCGCCGCGACCCTCCCGCACGGGCTGACGCCGATGGTCGTGCCGCAGCTCAAGACGATCACGCTCGGCGGCGCGGTGACCGGGCTCGGCATCGAGTCCTCGTCGTTCCGCGCCGGCCTCCCGCACGAGTCCGTGCTCGAGCTCGACATCCTGACCGGGGCCGGCTCGTTGGTCACGGCGCGCCCGTCGGGTGAGCACGCCGACCTTTTCCGGATGTTCCCGAACTCGTACGGCACGCTCGGGTACGCGACCCGGTTGCGCATCGAGCTCGACCGCATCTCGCCGTACGTCGCCCTCCGGCATGTCCGGCTCGACCTGGACTCGCTGGCCCCGGCCATCGACGAGATCGTTGCCTCAGGCACGTACGACGGCGAGCCGGTGCACTTCGTCGACGGCGTCGCGTTCAGCCTGTCGGAGGCGTACCTGACCCTCGGCCGGAACAGCGACGCCGCGGTCCGGACGAGCGACTACACCGGTCAGCAGATCTACTACCGGTCCATCCAGCAGCGCCCGAAGGACTTCCTCACCGCGCACGACTACCTCTGGCGCTGGGACACCGACTGGTTCTGGTGCTCGGCGGCGTTCGGTGCACAGCATCCCGTCGTACGCCGGTTGTGGCCGAAGCGCTGGCGCCGGAGCGACGTGTTCCACAAGATCGTCGGCTTCGAGAACCGGCACCACGTCGCCGCCCGACTGGACCGTCGCCGCGGGAAGCCGGACCGCGAACGCGTGGTGCAGGACGTGGAGATCCCGGTCGCCCGGCTGGCGGACTTCCTGCGCTGGTTCGACAGTCACGTGGGCATGCGCCCGGTGTGGCTGTGCCCGCTCCGACTGCGGGGATCCGAGTCCTGGCCGCTCTATCCGCTGCAACCCGCCGAGACCTACGTGAACGTCGGCTTCTGGGGCACCGTCCCGATCGCCCCCGGCGCCGCGGACGGCGACGTCAACCGGCGGATCGAGCAAGCCGTCAGTGACTTCGGCGGCCACAAGTCCCTGTACTCCGACGCCTACTACGACCGCGACACCTTCGACCGGCTCTACAACGTCGCAGCGCTGGAAGAAGTGAAGAAACGCTACGACCCGGACGCCCGGCTCACCGGGCTCTACGAAAAGGCGGTGACGCGCCGATGA
- a CDS encoding cyclopropane-fatty-acyl-phospholipid synthase family protein, which yields MTTLATQVSIAEALTAVTPDGFPFRFTAYDGSATGPDDSPVHMHLASERGLSYVLTAPGDLGLVRAYVMGDLEITGVHPGNPYDLMRMMLNQLHFQRPTPSEALRIVRGLGWNHLKPPPPPPQEHLPKWRRTFEGLRHSKARDKSAIHHHYDVSNRFYELILGPSMTYTCAVYPSPGATLEEAQAEKYDLVARKLDLRPGQRLLDVGCGWGGMVRHAAREYGVKALGVTLSAAQAEWATQAIKREGLEDRAEVRFLDYRDVAERDFDAISSIGLTEHIGVRNYPSYFGFLLDRLKPGGRLLNHSITRPDNRFRSTGAFIDRYIFPDGELIGSGRIIAEAQDAGFEVRHEENLREHYALTLAGWSANLLANWDEAVAEVGYPTAKIWGLYLAACRVGFERNTTQLHQILAVKLDDEADAHFPLRPTWLS from the coding sequence ATGACGACGCTCGCGACCCAGGTATCGATCGCCGAAGCACTCACGGCTGTGACTCCGGACGGGTTCCCGTTCCGGTTCACGGCGTACGACGGCAGTGCGACCGGACCGGATGACTCACCTGTGCACATGCATCTCGCCTCCGAGCGGGGACTGTCGTACGTGCTGACCGCTCCTGGCGACCTCGGTCTGGTGCGGGCCTACGTGATGGGTGACCTCGAGATCACCGGCGTGCACCCAGGCAACCCGTATGACCTGATGCGGATGATGCTGAACCAGCTCCACTTCCAGCGTCCGACGCCCAGCGAAGCGCTGCGCATCGTCCGCGGGCTCGGCTGGAATCACCTGAAGCCACCGCCACCACCGCCGCAGGAGCACCTGCCGAAATGGCGTCGTACCTTCGAGGGCCTGCGGCACTCCAAGGCGCGCGACAAGTCGGCGATCCACCATCACTACGACGTGTCGAACCGGTTCTACGAGTTGATCCTCGGACCGTCGATGACCTATACGTGCGCGGTCTACCCGTCGCCGGGCGCCACGCTCGAGGAGGCGCAGGCGGAGAAGTACGACCTGGTCGCGCGGAAACTCGACCTGCGCCCGGGGCAACGGCTGCTCGACGTCGGCTGCGGCTGGGGCGGCATGGTCCGGCACGCGGCCCGCGAGTACGGCGTCAAGGCGCTCGGCGTCACGTTGTCCGCGGCCCAGGCGGAGTGGGCGACGCAAGCGATCAAGCGGGAGGGCCTGGAGGACCGCGCCGAGGTGCGGTTCCTCGACTACCGCGACGTCGCCGAGCGCGACTTCGACGCGATCAGCTCGATCGGCCTGACCGAGCACATCGGCGTCCGCAACTACCCGTCGTACTTCGGGTTCCTGCTCGACCGGCTGAAGCCGGGCGGCCGGCTGCTCAACCACAGCATCACGCGGCCCGACAACCGGTTCCGCTCGACCGGCGCGTTCATCGACCGCTACATCTTCCCGGACGGCGAACTGATCGGCTCCGGCCGGATCATCGCCGAGGCGCAGGACGCCGGCTTCGAGGTCCGCCACGAGGAGAACCTCCGCGAGCACTACGCTCTCACCCTGGCCGGCTGGTCGGCCAACCTGCTCGCGAACTGGGACGAGGCCGTGGCCGAGGTCGGCTACCCGACCGCCAAGATCTGGGGCCTCTACCTGGCCGCCTGCCGCGTCGGCTTCGAACGCAACACCACCCAACTCCACCAGATCCTCGCCGTAAAACTCGACGACGAGGCCGACGCCCACTTCCCCCTCCGCCCCACCTGGCTCAGCTGA
- a CDS encoding PQQ-dependent sugar dehydrogenase: MRGKSAVVVAALALVSGCSEATPTSSPSASASSGTGVPTGTLNLTVASTVATGIEVPWGLAFLPDKSALVAERDSGKIQRIAGQDVTDVGTVDDVKSSSEGGLLGLAVDPGYPGKPYIYAYYSGGDDNRIARITYQDGKLSDQQVILDGIPAAAIHNGGRLRFGPDGFLYAGTGDGSDRPNSQDDNSLGGKILRITTEGKAAPGNPDGRVWITKGHRNVQGLAFDGNQLYSAEFGQNTWDELNAITPGANYGWPAAEGISQLDGMTDPIAQWHTADASPSGIAFAKGYVFMASLRGQRLWAIPVAGGKRVGEPQAFFTNRYGRLRTVELAPDGSLWVTTSNTDGRGGDRDGDDRILRVTLSTS; this comes from the coding sequence GTGCGAGGTAAGAGTGCGGTGGTGGTGGCTGCGTTGGCGTTGGTCAGCGGGTGTTCGGAGGCGACGCCGACCAGCTCGCCGTCGGCATCGGCGAGTTCGGGTACGGGGGTGCCTACGGGCACGCTGAACCTAACAGTCGCGTCGACGGTGGCGACGGGGATCGAGGTGCCGTGGGGGTTGGCGTTTCTGCCGGACAAGAGTGCCCTGGTGGCTGAGCGGGACTCCGGGAAGATCCAGCGGATCGCCGGGCAGGACGTGACCGACGTCGGGACCGTGGACGATGTGAAGTCGTCGTCGGAGGGTGGGTTGCTCGGGCTGGCGGTGGATCCGGGGTATCCGGGCAAGCCGTACATCTACGCCTACTACTCGGGCGGGGACGACAACCGGATCGCGCGGATCACCTACCAGGACGGGAAGTTGTCGGATCAGCAGGTGATCCTGGACGGGATTCCGGCGGCGGCGATCCACAACGGCGGGCGGCTGCGGTTCGGGCCCGACGGGTTCCTGTACGCCGGGACCGGCGACGGATCGGACCGGCCGAACTCGCAGGACGACAACTCGCTGGGCGGGAAGATCCTGCGGATCACCACCGAGGGCAAGGCCGCGCCGGGCAACCCGGACGGCCGGGTCTGGATCACCAAGGGCCATCGCAACGTGCAGGGTCTCGCGTTCGACGGGAACCAGTTGTACTCCGCCGAGTTCGGGCAGAACACCTGGGACGAGCTCAACGCGATCACCCCCGGCGCGAACTACGGCTGGCCGGCCGCCGAGGGCATCAGCCAGCTGGACGGGATGACCGACCCGATCGCGCAATGGCACACGGCCGACGCGTCGCCGTCGGGGATCGCGTTCGCCAAGGGGTACGTGTTCATGGCGTCGCTGCGCGGCCAGCGACTCTGGGCCATCCCCGTTGCCGGAGGCAAACGAGTTGGCGAGCCGCAGGCGTTCTTCACCAACCGGTACGGGCGTCTGCGCACGGTCGAACTCGCACCGGACGGATCCTTGTGGGTCACCACGTCCAACACCGACGGCCGCGGCGGCGATCGCGACGGCGACGACCGGATCCTGCGCGTGACACTCAGCACTTCCTGA
- a CDS encoding TetR/AcrR family transcriptional regulator, with the protein MPKIVDHEERRQLIASAFQDQVAEHGFATTTYARVAAAAGISVGLIQHYFADRHELLNYAYDDLIRRRDSRIDAAVAAGEKKHWSIRQIIDRAVRELLPLDEQRRREHRIARQLQLASSQDPALGALALGAHDALCLRVRTAVRNGRECGEVEPGSDPDAAALRIVSAVYGLADVLSLRTSPASIRSSSDVLDPVVATVFSGQCRHA; encoded by the coding sequence GTGCCCAAGATTGTCGATCACGAGGAGCGCCGGCAGCTCATCGCCTCCGCGTTCCAGGACCAGGTGGCTGAGCACGGCTTCGCGACAACGACCTATGCCCGGGTCGCCGCGGCCGCCGGGATCTCGGTCGGTCTCATCCAGCACTACTTCGCCGATCGGCACGAGCTGCTCAACTACGCCTACGACGACCTCATCCGCCGCCGCGACAGCCGGATCGACGCGGCCGTCGCGGCAGGGGAGAAGAAGCACTGGTCGATTCGGCAGATCATCGACAGAGCTGTGCGCGAACTGCTTCCCCTGGACGAGCAGCGCCGCCGCGAGCATCGCATCGCGCGGCAACTCCAGCTCGCCTCCTCGCAGGATCCGGCGCTCGGAGCCCTCGCTCTGGGCGCGCACGACGCGCTCTGTTTGCGGGTACGAACCGCAGTCCGCAACGGCCGGGAGTGCGGAGAGGTCGAACCCGGCTCGGACCCGGACGCCGCGGCCTTGCGGATCGTCAGCGCCGTCTACGGTCTGGCCGACGTTCTCTCGTTGCGAACCAGCCCCGCGAGCATCCGAAGCTCCTCCGATGTTCTCGACCCGGTCGTCGCCACCGTCTTCAGCGGTCAGTGCCGCCACGCCTAG